In the genome of Cryptomeria japonica chromosome 8, Sugi_1.0, whole genome shotgun sequence, one region contains:
- the LOC131857860 gene encoding receptor-like protein EIX2, with amino-acid sequence MEAMFSCGRVAFAIITILCCFTSPAIACPFPERNLLLDFKAAVVDEYNTLTSWHGLNCCTWIGVSCNLRTGHVSRLDLSGFNLEGNISSSLFQLARLEHLDLSDNLFKGKFSPPHYRKLKSLTFLDLSFAGYVNYSSLDSVFDNLTRLNELYLSYNQLTVNIDSTWIPQFKLSDLALGSCNLDRIPSFLVTQYGLEYLDLSADSIQTNIPSWIWNLPSLYSLNLSCNQLTGSLPSRQTLPKYFEILDLHNNSLEGSLHLPLAGAYLVDLSMNQFNGSIPSPIGAYLENAVFLTLSRNNLSGAIPESICTPYLQVLDLSKNTLSSVIPPHLTRICSSLSVLDLAENHLEGKLPAEWGNITNMHTLKLNGNHLRGVIRSSISEGRSLQVLDLGNNDLEGTLPQWIGKLSQLHVLVLRSNHFHGRIPRQVIGLPNLQILDLSGNHLSGAIPSNLTNLLAIVNASQNNSNHLEDVSYTNKITISWKGWDVEFVKVLFILKCIDLSNNNLSGSIPSKMGSLQGLIALNLSRNHLSGRIPKTLGHMEQLESLDLSLNRLNGNIPLELEFLSYLEFLNLSYNMLDGKVPHGGQFLTFGESSYLGNLKLSGIPFTNISVCNNSSGYRNCTSIERIGEAKNSDGEMIGWAVGLGLSYGMGFSIVIGVLTLNKRVRKRAFDFYDVVILAIDGCIRG; translated from the coding sequence ATGGAAGCTATGTTTTCATGTGGCAGAGTTGcatttgcaattataacaatattatGCTGCTTCACTTCCCCTGCAATTGCATGCCCCTTCCCTGAAAGAAATCTTCTCCTGGATTTCAAGGCAGCCGTTGTAGATGAGTATAACACTCTAACTTCCTGGCACGGATTGAATTGCTGCACGTGGATAGGAGTCAGTTGTAATCTCCGCACAGGCCATGTTTCTCGACTGGATCTGAGTGGATTCAATTTGGAAGGTAACATCAGTTCATCGCTGTTCCAACTTGCACGGTTGGAGCACCTCGATCTCAGTGACAACCTCTTCAAGGGTAAATTCAGTCCTCCCCATTATCGAAAGTTGAAGAGTCTCACTTTTCTTGACTTGTCATTTGCTGGTTATGTAAATTATTCCTCTCTGGATTCTGTATTCGACAATCTCACTAGACTTAATGAGCTGTATCTTTCTTACAATCAGTTAACTGTAAACATTGATTCAACATGGATTCCGCAGTTTAAGCTTTCCGATTTGGCATTAGGCTCTTGCAATTTAGATAGAATTCCATCGTTTCTTGTGACCCAATACGGCTTGGAATATCTAGACCTATCTGCTGACAGTATCCAAACAAATATTCCATCTTGGATATGGAACTTACCCAGCCTTTATAGTTTGAACCTTAGCTGTAATCAATTAACTGGGTCATTGCCATCTAGACAAACCTTACCCAAGTATTTTGAAATTCTAGATTTGCACAATAATAGCCTAGAAGGTTCTCTTCATCTTCCTCTCGCTGGAGCTTATCTGGTAGATCTGTCGATGAATCAGTTTAATGGTTCTATTCCTAGTCCCATCGGTGCGTATCTTGAAAATGCAGTGTTCTTAACCTTGTCCCGGAATAACCTCAGCGGAGCGATTCCAGAGTCTATTTGCACTCCATATTTGCAGGTTCTTGACCTTTCAAAAAATACGCTGAGCAGTGTCATTCCTCCTCATTTAACCAGGATTTGTTCTTCTCTTAGTGTTCTAGATTTGGCAGAGAATCATCTGGAAGGTAAATTGCCAGCAGAGTGGGGCAACATTACAAACATGCATACATTGAAGCTCAATGGTAATCATTTGAGAGGAGTTATTCGCTCATCCATTTCAGAAGGCCGATCTCTGCAAGTATTGGATTTGGGAAATAATGATTTGGAAGGCACCCTTCCCCAGTGGATTGGAAAGCTATCACAGCTGCATGTGTTGGTCTTAAGGTCTAATCATTTTCATGGCCGTATCCCACGCCAGGTAATTGGCCTTCCGAATCTTCAAATTCTGGATCTTTCTGGCAACCACCTTTCAGGAGCTATTCCAAGCAACCTTACAAACCTGCTTGCAATTGTCAATGCATCGCAGAATAATTCAAACCATTTGGAAGACGTTAGTTATACAAATAAAATTACAATTTCCTGGAAAGGCTGGGATGTTGAATTTGTGAAAgttctctttattcttaaatgtattgatctttcaaacaacaacttatCAGGGAGCATTCCTTCTAAAATGGGATCTCTTCAAGGCTTGATAGCCCTTAACCTTTCAAGGAATCATCTCAGTGGCCGAATCCCAAAAACATTGGGACACATGGAACAACTAGAGTCTCTGGACCTCTCGCTAAACAGGTTGAATGGCAACATTCCCTTAGAACTTGAGTTCCTGAGTTATTTGGAGTTCTTGAATCTATCTTACAACATGCTTGATGGAAAAGTACCCCATGGAGGACAGTTCCTAACTTTTGGGGAGTCGTCCTACTTAGGCAATCTTAAGCTAAGTGGGATTCCATTTACCAATATAAGCGTCTGCAACAACTCTTCTGGCTATCGCAACTGCACAAGTATTGAGAGAATTGGTGAAGCAAAGAATTCAGATGGTGAAATGATAGGATGGGCAGTGGGACTTGGATTGAGTTATGGTATGGGATTCTCTATTGTGATTGGAGTATTGACTTTAAATAAGAGGGTGAGAAAGAGAGCCTTCGATTTTTATGATGTTGTAATATTAGCTATTGATGGGTGTATAAGAGGTTAA